Part of the Triticum urartu cultivar G1812 chromosome 2, Tu2.1, whole genome shotgun sequence genome, gagatccaggagtacccactataccatgctctattaaaagaaattatgttaaaactgctttatgtgatcttggagtcggtgttagtgttatgcctctctctttatatcgtagacttgaattgaataagttgaaacctactgaaatatctttgcaaatggctaataaatcaactgctatacatgtcggtatttgtgaggatgtgcctgttgtagttgcaaatgttactattttaacggactttgttattcttgatattcccgaggacgatagtatgtctattattcttggaagaccctttttgaatactgaagtggctgttattgattgcactaaaggcaatgtcacttttcatgttaatggcaatgagcatacggtacactttccgaggaaacaacctcaagttcatagtatcaactcaattggaaaaattccatcgattatatttggaggttttgaatttcctcttcctgctgtcaagaagaaatatgatattcttattattggggatgtgcatatcctcgttgaggtaacatagtgttattcgaaatttctccggttcaaggttattcggaatgagttcgttaacaagacgtGATTCAAGCATTGTTGTGGAGTCTTGATGATCTCCGAGAGGAACTCGACAGACAACGTATACCCCACGTACGGGGCGGCGGATTATATTAAAGTATAAATAAAGCTAAATATCAGGGCAGGAGGCCGCAGGAGGGCCGGgggagaggagggagagagaaggGAAACGGGGGGgggaagagaagagagagaggcacGGAAAGGCGCTAAAAATAAATATGAGTTGCCTGAAAGAAGTTTGAAAGGATATTTAGAACGAGAGACACCAAGGGCAAACAGAAAGAGGGAGGCGCGCTCACCCCCTAGTGCGCACCTGCGGCTTGTGGCCCAAGGTGGCCCGCCTTCagttattcctgcacccacacttTCTTCCTCCCAACACGAATTCACTACAAGGACGGGCTATGACAAAAGCGTGATTGCAACAAAATCGTTTGTTGCAATACATGTTGTTTTGTGGCGATAAGTATGTATTGCCACGAAACGACATTCATTGGCAGCCGTTGCGACTGGACACATGGTAATAGGTTATTACCACGAAAAAGCAATTGTGGTAATAAATTGTGCTATTGCATCATCCATGCGAGATGTTGCCACATGTTTTCCCGTGGCAACACTCACGTGATACCACAATTTGATTTGTGGAGATAGCTTTAATGCAACATGTAACAAATTGTGGAGACTGATATCTCGTAGCAATAGACATTTGTGGCAACAACCTATGCcaatgacgaccattttgtggcaCATTACTCTTCCGTAGCAATAGTCAATTGTGGCAACAATCCTTGTTTTCGTGGCATTAGGCATGTTGCCACGTCCCACTATACTTGTGGCAATAAACTATGGCAACAATTCTTATTTTTGTGGCATTAGGCATGTTGCCACGACCCACTGCGCTTGTGGCATTAACTTATGGCAACAAATATTCCAATCGTCTTAACAAGAAATTGCAACATACTTGTTTTGATGGTGATAAATAGGTATCACAACAAGTGAGATCTTTGTAGCGAGAAATTATTGCGACAATTTAAACTTTCATGGCAATACTCTATTTCAACAAACTTACTTTGGTGGCGCCAAGCTGTTATCGCATCGTGAATTTTTTTTGTGGCGCCAAGCTATTACAACAATATAAAGTGCTCCGTTGCAACATCCTAGTGCAGCAAAACAGATAGACGTAGCAATTGAGATATGACGCAACACTATATTTTTAGTGGTGCTAGCATATGGCAACCAAAAGTGGGTTGTGGTAATAGTCTATTGCAACCGTAAAAAAAGTACAGGCTTTCGATTACAATATTCAAAACCATACGTATAATATGTAGATTCATAAAATTCAAAATTCTCATAGAAAATATCCATCAAATGTAATTTAGCCATCCTAATTAACTTCGAAGACTAAACTGCCCGTGATCCTAGTGTCCAGTCCAGCTAGTTCTTTGGTTCCTGCAATCAAGAAATAAAAAAAGTTCTAGTTAATGAGTCGAACATAAGATACGCCATACAATTATTCCAGCCCCATTGGATAATACTGTGTCAGGAAGCATGTAACTAAGGGACCAGAACAACTATACAAGTGTAAATGTCTATGGCATAACCACAAGTACATCTACTAAAAGCTTCTTTTTTTGAGAAAAAACATTGCTTTTAACTTAACGATGCTAGGCTGAATCACCCAAAGCATAGGCAGCCACAAAGGCTGGTACATCGGCCTCCCATTCCAAATACTGGTTAGATTCTAACATCCTACCAAGACATGAGCAACAGAGTTTGCCAAGCGACGACATACATTAATTTCATAATAAGAAAACCATAATTTGAGCGGGCACTTGGTATCCTCAATAACAGCAGCATAGGCCGACGAGTCCACCTTATTGATATTAAGTGCTTCCATCAGGATTTGTGAGTCCGTTTAAAAAACGACCCTCACGACCCCCATATCAGCGCCAATAGATACTGCATGGGACATTGCAATGGACTCATCGGCGAAGGCATCACGCGCATGCTCATGACATCCTGCTCGTGCATACAAAATGATGCCATCGTCCGATCGTACATCTACTAAAAGCTTCTGTTATTGACTCAAGTTATGACTAGATGTATAGTCTTAGTTAAGTTCATGTCCCTAGCTAGCACATATTCATTTTATCTTTAAGTTGTGACTCGATGCAGCAACAACACATGGTAAAAGAGAAGAAGCAACTAGCTAATTATGAAGACCAATGACATACAAAATGCAGGTGAATATGAAGAGAAAGCAAGGTTGTGACTTACCATTGCTTTAAACATTCGAGATTGCCTTGCTGCAGCTTGTATGAGCGCATTTGAAGAAATAGCAGTTGGCCTTGAACCTGGAGTCTTATTAGGACTAGATCTCTGTAAAAGAATATTTTACAAGTTTGGATTACTATTTTCTTTGTCAACCCTCTTCGTAGGCACCTATAATAGAAGTGCACTTTTAGCAATGCAAGTAAGCAACATAAATCTGACAAGGTCGAAAGCATATGACTGTAATCACCTATTGGGTTCCCAACTGTTTGCACAATTCTACAAACTTTGCCATCATGTCTTTTTCAAATTCTAGTCTTGATGTTCACTCCTCTTGCAACAATCTTTCCCTTTCAGCACACTCTTCTTTTAACCTCTCCTCAAGTTGTTCTCTCTCAGCACGCTCCAAGTTAATCCTCTCTTGTGTGTTAGCACATTCAGCTTGTAGTTGATCTTCTAAGTCGTTGACTTGCTGGCCGAGCTGAGAGTTTCGCTCCTGGGTGGCTGCTGTAGCACGAGCTTGCTCTTCAATCTGGATACGGAACCTTTCAGAACCAGTTGAAGTTTTGGCCATGTATCCGTACCCACGAGGCTGCGATGACTTGCATTCCAGAGTGTCTTTGCAAGCGGTCTGGAAAATATTGTTTTTCTGCTCACTTGAAAGTGGACCTTCAGTTTCAGTTTCTTTGTTTTTAACCTCTTGAAGTGCTTTGTCCTAAAAATGAAAGGAACAATTATAGGTGCAGCATCAATATTTACACTATAAAAGATGAAACAAGAATAACACGGTCCAACGCATGAATAAGTGCATCTGATGATGAAACATGCCAAATGCACATCATTGACTAACTATAGAATAACCAAAAGTCAGTGTACTCACGTAAACTATCTGGGAATCTGTGTTAGACCATGTTCCATCGTTTGTGTGGGTGAGTTCCCACAGAGCAATACAATCTGGCTCTTCTCCAGTTTCCAAGTTTCTCTGCAAGTAATATAACAATGAGATGCTTGAAACATGACACCATATTTAGCAGCGAGGCATACATATTTGGTTGGACTCATACCTTCTCAAAACTAACTTGCGAGTAAGATTTTGATCCGATTATGTGTTTTGTCTTCTGTTTCTTATGGTTATCGGCGTTCTTTTGGTTGCGGTCCTATCAATTCATTGAAACCAGATATAACCAGTGAGACTAGCCATTTCATATTAACACATAATAGACAAACCGTGATCTTAAAGATAACCTGAAATTTTGAATCAGTGCCAAAGTACTCAATCATCCATTCCCACTCTTCTGGTTGTAAATCTTTCGGCAGATTAGCCAATCTAGCTGCATCTATTTTGTATGCCTTGTAAGTGGAGCTTAGAGTTGATCGCCAGCCTCTATATCTCTCTTTCGCAATTTTGAGAACTTTTTCTTCTGTTTCTGGTGTATCTTCCAGGTCCCATCTATCTTGTAAAGCATAAAACAAATAAATATACATAAGCAGTGCATTATCAATGGTAAAATAAGATAACAC contains:
- the LOC125536508 gene encoding uncharacterized protein LOC125536508, with the protein product MAPAGGIFPSRHDLAASAEALMAWRVGAAPHLGLEAGCHGAPLGLELGLHGASLPDRWDLEDTPETEEKVLKIAKERYRGWRSTLSSTYKAYKIDAARLANLPKDLQPEEWEWMIEYFGTDSKFQDRNQKNADNHKKQKTKHIIGSKSYSQVSFEKRNLETGEEPDCIALWELTHTNDGTWSNTDSQIVYDKALQEVKNKETETEGPLSSEQKNNIFQTACKDTLECKSSQPRGYGYMAKTSTGSERFRIQIEEQARATAATQERNSQLGQQVNDLEDQLQAECANTQERINLERAEREQLEERLKEECAERERLLQEE